The following proteins come from a genomic window of Nostoc sp. TCL26-01:
- a CDS encoding ATP-binding cassette domain-containing protein, with protein sequence MNIEFRDVTFSRNHRSLVSHLNFVIHQGEALVLLGRSGSGKTTTMKLINRLFTPTQGEVLFEGISTTQWDEIKLRRKIGYVIQETGLFPHFTVERNVGLVPSLEGWQAKQIKLRVYELLDLVGLNPGQFAKRYPHELSGGQRQRVGVARALAADPPVLLMDEPFGALDPITRLELQQEFRRLQQELGKTVVFVTHDIQEAFVLASRIGLMYGGELVVLGTKDEFMNSQHPESLAFMQCLRSLPGNL encoded by the coding sequence ATGAATATAGAATTCCGTGATGTCACCTTTAGCCGTAACCATCGTTCCCTAGTTTCTCATCTCAATTTTGTCATTCACCAGGGAGAAGCGTTAGTCTTACTCGGACGTAGTGGTAGCGGCAAAACTACAACAATGAAGTTAATTAATCGCCTATTTACACCCACGCAAGGAGAAGTTTTATTTGAGGGAATTTCTACAACTCAATGGGATGAAATTAAGCTGCGGCGGAAAATTGGTTATGTGATTCAAGAGACTGGTTTATTTCCTCATTTCACTGTGGAACGGAATGTGGGTTTAGTCCCTAGTTTAGAAGGGTGGCAAGCTAAACAAATTAAACTACGGGTTTATGAGTTGTTGGATTTAGTAGGGTTAAATCCAGGACAATTTGCTAAACGTTATCCCCACGAACTTTCAGGTGGACAAAGACAAAGAGTGGGTGTGGCTAGGGCTTTAGCGGCAGATCCGCCAGTTTTGTTGATGGATGAGCCTTTCGGCGCACTCGATCCCATCACCCGGTTAGAATTGCAACAAGAGTTTCGGCGGTTGCAACAAGAGTTAGGTAAAACTGTGGTGTTTGTGACTCATGATATTCAAGAAGCATTTGTTTTAGCATCGAGAATTGGTTTAATGTATGGAGGAGAATTGGTAGTATTAGGAACGAAGGATGAGTTTATGAATTCTCAACATCCAGAAAGTCTTGCCTTTATGCAATGTCTGCGTTCATTGCCAGGCAATTTATGA